One stretch of Arachis hypogaea cultivar Tifrunner chromosome 20, arahy.Tifrunner.gnm2.J5K5, whole genome shotgun sequence DNA includes these proteins:
- the LOC112785901 gene encoding uncharacterized protein, giving the protein MRSRYENHFLLDGVFILQNTPILRRRRFSPIPSKSFIIGAFRPFTAVFEAPSHPFPNLSDSPSHPSQSLSFSFDADEFCYLLDAVFCRCSLKLVSVVADASTSSSRRRWFNDRYGKLSVKELPSFFSSLFLHYDCHDKDFIELSLQDSEKVFRRASNPRIVVFLLKSKPVGFLLNIGLLGQRVCLEDKDMVKAIQEDMNKYIKILVEVSWGKKVLLIEGKIDPESDKISDLTLCPLHPIEITLGSTDKDFVLSRLER; this is encoded by the exons ATGCGATCAA GGTATGAAAATCACTTTCTCCTCGACGGTGTCTTCATTTTACAAAATACCCCCATCCTTCGTCGACGCCGCTTCTCACCGATTCCCTCCAAATCCTTCATCATCGGCGCCTTTCGCCCCTTCACCGCCGTTTTCGAAGCTCCATCACACCCCTTCCCTAATCTCTCCGACTCTCCGTCACACCCTTCCCAATCTCTCTCTTTCAGTTTCGATGCCGATGAATTTTGCTACCTTCTCGACGCTGTTTTCTGTCGCTGCTCGCTAAAGCTCGTCAGCGTCGTCGCCGACGCTTCTACCTCTTCTTCTCGTCGCCGTTGGTTCAA TGACAgatatggcaagctttctgtgaaGGAACTCCCTTCATTCTTCTCTTCCTTGTTTCTTCACTATGACTGT CATGACAAGGATTTCATAGAGTTAAGTTTACAAGACAGTGAGAAA GTGTTCAGAAGGGCCTCCAATCCCCGGATTGTTGTATTTTTGCTGAAAAGCAAACCAGT TGGGTTTCTACTCAACATTGGTTTACTTGGTCAGAGAGTCTGCTTGGAGGACAAGGATATGGTTAAGGCAATACAAGAAGACATGAACAAATACATTAAGATCCTTGTGGAG GTTTCTTGGGGAAAAAAGGTACTTCTAATTGAAGGGAAGATAGATCCAGAAAGTGACAAGATTTCAGATTTAACTTTGTGCCCTTTACATCCAATTGAAATAACATTAGGCAGTACTGATAAAGATTTTGTTCTTAGTAGGTTAGAGCGTTAA